A window from Pseudomonas moraviensis encodes these proteins:
- the ndk gene encoding nucleoside-diphosphate kinase, with the protein MAVQRTFSIIKPDAVAKNVIGKITTRFEDAGLRVVASKLKQLSKAEAEGFYAEHSERGFFGDLVAFMTSGPVVVQVLEGENAIARNRELMGATNPKEAAAGTIRADFAESIDANAVHGSDSEAAAAREIAYFFAATEVTTR; encoded by the coding sequence ATGGCTGTTCAACGTACTTTCTCCATCATCAAGCCTGACGCCGTTGCTAAAAACGTGATCGGCAAGATCACCACTCGCTTCGAAGACGCTGGCCTGCGCGTTGTAGCTTCGAAACTGAAGCAACTGTCCAAAGCCGAAGCCGAAGGCTTCTACGCTGAGCACAGCGAGCGCGGTTTCTTCGGTGACCTGGTTGCTTTCATGACTTCCGGCCCGGTTGTCGTTCAGGTTCTGGAAGGCGAAAACGCTATCGCTCGCAACCGTGAGCTGATGGGCGCTACCAACCCTAAAGAAGCTGCTGCCGGCACCATCCGTGCTGACTTCGCTGAATCGATCGACGCCAACGCCGTTCACGGTTCGGACTCCGAAGCTGCTGCCGCTCGCGAAATCGCTTACTTCTTCGCAGCTACTGAAGTAACCACTCGCTAA
- the iscX gene encoding Fe-S cluster assembly protein IscX: protein MSYGWNDVQRIAEELAEAHEGLDPYSVGFVRLQQMILELPDFDATSGRVGEKVLEAVQELWAAESD, encoded by the coding sequence ATGAGCTACGGTTGGAATGATGTTCAACGCATTGCCGAAGAGCTGGCCGAGGCCCACGAGGGGCTCGATCCATACTCTGTAGGTTTTGTCCGTCTGCAGCAGATGATCCTTGAGCTGCCTGACTTCGATGCTACTTCTGGCCGGGTCGGCGAGAAGGTGCTTGAAGCGGTTCAGGAGCTTTGGGCCGCAGAATCGGACTGA
- the fdx gene encoding ISC system 2Fe-2S type ferredoxin, whose translation MPQVIFLPHEKFCPEGLVVEAAPGTSILELAHEHHIEMESACGGVCACTTCHCIIREGFDSLEEADELEEDFLDRAWGLEAQSRLACQAIVGEEDLTVEIPKYSLNHAAEAPH comes from the coding sequence ATGCCGCAGGTCATTTTTCTGCCCCACGAGAAGTTCTGCCCTGAAGGCTTGGTGGTCGAGGCTGCGCCCGGCACATCGATTCTCGAACTGGCCCACGAACACCACATCGAGATGGAAAGCGCCTGCGGCGGTGTCTGCGCCTGCACCACGTGCCACTGCATCATCCGCGAGGGTTTCGACTCGCTGGAAGAGGCTGACGAGCTGGAAGAAGATTTCCTCGACCGTGCCTGGGGCCTGGAAGCGCAATCGCGTCTGGCCTGTCAGGCCATCGTCGGTGAGGAAGACCTCACCGTCGAGATTCCGAAATATTCGCTTAACCATGCGGCCGAAGCGCCGCACTGA